The Acidobacteriota bacterium genome has a segment encoding these proteins:
- a CDS encoding DUF1697 domain-containing protein, which yields MAIYIGLLRAINLGSHNKVSMADLKTWLADLGMKNPQSILQSGNLVFESPSRATGPLEKLLETSAAKQLGLQTDFFVRTGAEWQQAIADNPFPTEAKLDPSHMVLMCLKDAPPPAAVKALQEAIKGREVVKAKGRHAYFVYPDGIGTSKVTMTLIEKKLGTTGTARNWNTVLKLRDQGSGIRDQGSGIRDQGSGRSPFPVP from the coding sequence ATGGCGATCTACATCGGCCTGCTCCGCGCCATCAACCTGGGCTCCCATAACAAGGTCTCGATGGCCGACCTGAAGACCTGGCTGGCGGACCTCGGCATGAAGAACCCGCAAAGCATTTTGCAAAGCGGGAACCTGGTATTCGAGAGCCCCTCGCGTGCGACCGGTCCCCTCGAGAAGCTGCTGGAAACCTCGGCCGCGAAGCAGCTTGGTCTCCAAACCGACTTCTTCGTACGCACCGGCGCCGAGTGGCAGCAAGCCATCGCCGACAACCCGTTCCCGACAGAGGCGAAGCTCGACCCGAGCCACATGGTGTTGATGTGCCTGAAAGACGCGCCGCCGCCGGCCGCGGTCAAGGCGCTGCAAGAGGCGATCAAGGGGCGGGAGGTGGTCAAGGCGAAGGGCCGGCACGCCTACTTCGTCTACCCTGACGGCATCGGCACGTCGAAAGTCACGATGACGCTGATTGAGAAGAAGCTCGGCACGACCGGCACGGCCCGCAACTGGAACACCGTGCTCAAACTCAGGGATCAGGGATCAGGGATCAGGGATCAGGGATCAGGGATCAGGGATCAGGGATCAGGGCGTTCCCCGTTCCCCGTTCCCTGA
- a CDS encoding DUF4242 domain-containing protein gives MIERNIPGAGKLTAADLQGISQKSCAVLNTLGPTIQWVHSYVTDNQIMCVYRAPNEEILREHAKQGGFPADKISEIKTTIDPTTAE, from the coding sequence TTGATCGAACGCAACATTCCGGGCGCCGGCAAGCTCACCGCCGCTGACCTCCAAGGCATCTCGCAGAAGTCGTGCGCCGTGCTGAACACGCTCGGGCCGACCATCCAGTGGGTGCACAGCTACGTGACCGACAACCAGATCATGTGCGTCTACCGTGCGCCAAACGAGGAGATCCTGCGCGAGCACGCGAAGCAGGGCGGCTTTCCGGCCGACAAGATCTCGGAGATCAAGACGACGATCGATCCCACTACTGCCGAGTAG
- a CDS encoding GGDEF domain-containing protein — protein sequence MSRPAALGIILLSLLVIAVVDFQSGFELRTFPLYYAPIALAAWHFGRGGALAAAVLASLGWFVSNQLAGLQYTNPLFWVFNTLVQGSSFAIVGWLVATLRQSQLRERELARIDSLTGLANSRAWYEDGSRMIELCRRTRRPVTLAYIDLDYFKTVNDRDGHAAGDRLLQAVAQALRSATRAADLPARMGGDEFAVLFPELGAEQVGPAITRLYEMLTRTLADMSDGVTASVGVVTFLTPPSDLEPMVQAADALMYRAKQQGRNQLCREVRPA from the coding sequence ATGAGCCGACCGGCCGCCCTCGGAATCATTCTGCTGAGCCTCCTGGTGATCGCCGTCGTTGACTTCCAGAGTGGCTTCGAGTTGCGCACCTTCCCGCTGTACTACGCGCCGATCGCTCTAGCCGCCTGGCATTTCGGGCGCGGCGGAGCCCTGGCGGCGGCCGTCCTGGCGTCGCTCGGCTGGTTTGTATCAAACCAGTTGGCCGGTCTCCAGTACACCAATCCGCTCTTCTGGGTCTTCAATACGCTGGTCCAAGGGTCGTCCTTCGCCATCGTCGGCTGGCTGGTCGCGACGCTGCGGCAATCGCAACTCCGCGAGCGCGAACTCGCTCGCATCGACTCGTTGACCGGGCTCGCCAACAGCCGCGCCTGGTATGAGGACGGCAGTCGGATGATCGAGCTGTGCCGCCGCACGCGGCGGCCGGTCACGCTGGCCTACATTGACCTGGACTACTTCAAGACAGTGAACGATCGCGACGGCCATGCGGCCGGCGATCGATTGCTGCAGGCCGTGGCGCAGGCGCTGCGATCCGCGACGCGGGCCGCCGACCTGCCGGCGCGGATGGGTGGCGACGAGTTCGCGGTGCTGTTTCCCGAACTGGGCGCGGAACAGGTCGGGCCCGCGATCACCCGGCTCTACGAGATGCTTACCCGGACGCTGGCCGACATGTCAGACGGCGTGACCGCCAGCGTGGGCGTCGTCACGTTCCTGACTCCACCCTCGGATCTGGAACCGATGGTGCAGGCGGCGGACGCCCTGATGTACCGGGCGAAGCAGCAGGGCAGGAATCAACTCTGCCGCGAGGTCCGCCCGGCGTAG
- a CDS encoding serine hydrolase domain-containing protein, producing MRTRLLSSLAAAAIVAAVLAPAAVHTQRRTAVVTVPALPVAAPEAVGFTTGGLDRMDAGMQDIVDKKQLAGVVTLVARKGKVVQHKSYGYQDLDTQTPMRTDTIARIYSMTKPVTGVAMMMLYEEGKWKPTDPIARHIPEFANLRVYAGEKDGAMMLEAPGHAPTMGELMSHTAGFTYGLFGNSPVDKLYQAANPLGQPNLKAFIDTMATLPLLYQPGTRWVYSVSVDIQGYLVEKLSGQSFPEFLRTRLFNPLGMIDTAFYVPPDKLSRVATLYAYDKATAALAPAPGEMTATSAPGLPSGGGGLYGTAADYFRFAQMLLNGGEFDGRRYLKKDTVDMMRTNVLSDQVLNSQFGIGQAQFSPAQGFGYDFAVVLDPAAAKRQVGKGSYWWWGIAGTWFWIDPANEVVFVGIIQRRGGVPGAANHEDVSRRVIAEALAPGK from the coding sequence ATGCGCACTCGATTGCTTTCATCCCTTGCCGCCGCGGCCATCGTCGCAGCGGTGCTGGCGCCGGCCGCCGTCCACACCCAGCGCCGGACGGCGGTGGTCACCGTCCCGGCGCTGCCGGTGGCTGCCCCCGAAGCCGTCGGGTTCACTACCGGAGGCCTCGACCGGATGGACGCCGGCATGCAGGACATTGTCGACAAGAAGCAGCTGGCTGGCGTCGTGACCCTGGTGGCGCGCAAAGGCAAGGTCGTGCAGCACAAGTCGTACGGCTACCAGGATCTCGACACGCAGACGCCGATGCGCACCGACACCATTGCCCGCATCTACTCGATGACCAAGCCGGTGACCGGCGTCGCCATGATGATGCTGTACGAGGAAGGCAAGTGGAAGCCCACCGATCCGATCGCCCGGCACATCCCCGAGTTTGCGAACCTGAGGGTGTATGCCGGCGAGAAAGACGGCGCGATGATGCTCGAGGCTCCCGGACACGCACCGACGATGGGCGAGCTGATGTCGCACACGGCGGGATTCACCTATGGACTGTTCGGCAACTCGCCGGTAGACAAGCTGTACCAGGCGGCGAATCCCTTGGGACAGCCAAACCTCAAGGCGTTCATCGACACGATGGCGACGCTGCCGCTGCTCTATCAGCCCGGCACCCGCTGGGTTTACAGCGTGTCGGTCGACATCCAGGGATACCTGGTGGAGAAGCTCTCGGGCCAGTCGTTCCCCGAATTCCTGCGCACGCGGCTGTTCAATCCGCTGGGGATGATCGACACCGCCTTCTACGTCCCCCCGGACAAACTGTCGCGCGTCGCGACCCTCTACGCGTACGACAAGGCCACGGCCGCGCTCGCGCCGGCGCCTGGCGAGATGACCGCGACGAGCGCACCCGGCTTGCCGTCCGGAGGCGGCGGTCTTTATGGGACGGCGGCCGACTACTTCCGCTTTGCCCAGATGTTGCTCAACGGCGGCGAGTTCGATGGCAGGCGTTACCTGAAGAAGGACACCGTCGACATGATGCGTACGAACGTATTGAGCGACCAGGTGCTCAATTCGCAGTTCGGCATCGGCCAGGCGCAGTTCTCGCCAGCCCAAGGCTTTGGCTACGACTTCGCAGTGGTCCTCGATCCGGCGGCGGCGAAGCGTCAGGTCGGCAAGGGCAGCTACTGGTGGTGGGGCATTGCCGGCACCTGGTTCTGGATCGACCCCGCCAACGAGGTCGTCTTCGTCGGGATCATCCAGCGGCGCGGCGGCGTGCCGGGGGCAGCCAACCACGAGGACGTCTCGCGCCGCGTGATTGCCGAGGCGCTGGCGCCGGGCAAGTGA
- a CDS encoding TonB-dependent receptor, whose amino-acid sequence MALFITSREASAQASIAGVVRDGSGAVLPGVTVEASSPALIEKARTVVTDGSGQYRIVDLSPGRYQVVFTLPGFKTVRREDVVLEGAFSAQINVGLEVGALEESVTVTGATPTVDVTNNRTQFVANRDILDSIPTPIRNTPARALLLPGTTVTPFVLGQYSMSVHGSNTADMVIAIDGLRVNNLCGSGQYSGFYMNDASIQEVTFTTGAESAEMQNGGLRINSTPKDGGNTFSGTFFAYGMNGGLQADNRSDEVRAAGVPQPSIAYTYQINPSFGGPIKRDKLWFYFTYKYEDNKTYVASSAFDDGSQAYRQAMGNYSAVTRLTWQASQKDKVRFYLDRQYNGEFFNGFNTLPTTSPEASTDAFGLGWVPQLKWTQTTTNKLLLEAGISYYTQDYEQNCRESVGPTDLPRLEQTTGRLTVACGNTIPPYTSWTKSYNSAASASYITGSHAFKTGVTMQWGTNSRTFSSNAQINTLVFNNGLLGAPASATNPIPCTALPCPIAVVVHNGPTTAQQKVKNDFGFFIQDTWTIDKLTLNLGGRFDHFNAMVPAQSAPASTWIQARSFAEIKDVPNWNDWSVRMAAAYDVFGNGKTALKVNASKYIASAAAGYAAIFNGMTYSTQPRAWIDLDRNKSLYDAAGNVQTGEVFGGTSNFGGITSRPDPDLLRGYNWEYNATVQHQLLDRLSMTAGFYRRQFYNLDVTDNTNLAVTDWSPFSIATPTDPRLPASGAAITMHSLNANKLGVATDNLRTFSDINTSVYNGFEVSANARFTKLLLFGGITTDRRATTSCDERDNPNSARFCDAVPPFRTTFKMSAAYQLPYEFQLSGSFLSRPGPSVAANYTVTAGIAGRPIVGSTAGATTIGVNLVQPNTVFLDTFNQLDLRLGRTFRVGNRTRIQGFADFFNILNAGTVTRVNETYGANPATNAWMRPTAIMDARYIRFGMQMSF is encoded by the coding sequence GTGGCGTTGTTCATCACGTCCAGGGAGGCCAGTGCGCAGGCCTCAATCGCCGGCGTGGTCCGCGACGGATCCGGCGCCGTGTTGCCCGGGGTCACGGTCGAGGCGTCCAGCCCGGCGCTGATCGAAAAGGCCCGCACCGTGGTCACCGACGGGTCCGGGCAGTACCGGATCGTGGACCTCAGCCCAGGGCGCTATCAGGTCGTGTTCACCCTGCCGGGGTTCAAGACGGTGCGGCGCGAGGACGTGGTGCTCGAGGGCGCCTTCTCGGCGCAGATTAACGTTGGGCTCGAGGTCGGCGCGCTCGAAGAGTCGGTCACGGTCACCGGCGCGACGCCGACCGTTGACGTGACCAACAACCGGACCCAGTTCGTGGCCAACCGCGACATTCTCGATTCGATTCCCACGCCCATCCGCAACACGCCGGCCCGGGCGCTGCTGCTGCCGGGCACGACGGTGACGCCGTTCGTGCTGGGGCAATACAGCATGAGCGTGCACGGCTCGAACACCGCCGACATGGTGATCGCCATCGACGGCTTGCGCGTCAACAACCTGTGCGGCAGCGGCCAGTACAGCGGGTTCTACATGAACGACGCCAGCATCCAGGAAGTCACCTTTACCACCGGCGCCGAGTCGGCCGAGATGCAGAACGGCGGCTTGCGCATCAACAGCACGCCGAAGGACGGCGGCAACACCTTCTCCGGCACGTTCTTCGCCTACGGCATGAACGGTGGGTTGCAGGCCGACAACCGGTCGGACGAGGTGAGGGCGGCAGGCGTGCCGCAGCCCAGCATCGCCTATACCTACCAGATCAACCCGTCGTTCGGCGGCCCAATCAAACGCGACAAACTGTGGTTTTACTTCACCTACAAGTACGAGGACAACAAGACCTACGTCGCCAGCTCCGCGTTCGACGACGGCAGCCAGGCATATCGCCAGGCCATGGGGAACTACAGCGCGGTGACGAGGCTGACCTGGCAGGCGTCGCAGAAGGACAAGGTCCGCTTCTATCTCGACCGCCAGTACAACGGCGAGTTCTTCAACGGCTTCAACACCCTGCCGACCACATCGCCCGAAGCCTCGACCGACGCGTTCGGGTTGGGTTGGGTTCCGCAGCTCAAGTGGACGCAGACCACCACCAACAAGCTGCTGCTCGAGGCCGGCATCTCGTATTACACGCAGGACTACGAACAGAACTGCCGTGAAAGCGTCGGCCCCACAGACTTGCCCCGCCTGGAACAGACCACCGGCAGGTTGACGGTGGCCTGCGGCAACACGATTCCGCCGTATACGAGCTGGACCAAGAGCTACAATTCCGCGGCGTCGGCCAGCTACATCACCGGCTCGCACGCCTTCAAGACCGGCGTCACCATGCAGTGGGGCACCAACTCGAGGACGTTCTCGTCGAACGCCCAGATCAACACGCTGGTGTTCAACAACGGCCTCCTCGGCGCGCCCGCCAGCGCCACCAACCCGATCCCGTGCACCGCGCTGCCCTGCCCGATCGCCGTCGTCGTGCACAACGGCCCCACCACGGCCCAACAGAAAGTCAAGAACGACTTTGGCTTCTTCATCCAGGACACCTGGACGATCGACAAGCTCACGCTCAACCTCGGCGGCCGTTTCGACCACTTCAACGCGATGGTCCCCGCCCAGTCGGCGCCGGCGAGCACGTGGATCCAGGCGCGCAGCTTCGCCGAGATCAAGGACGTTCCCAACTGGAATGACTGGTCGGTGCGCATGGCCGCGGCGTACGACGTGTTCGGCAACGGCAAGACCGCCCTCAAGGTGAATGCGAGCAAGTACATCGCCTCAGCCGCGGCCGGCTACGCTGCGATCTTCAACGGCATGACCTATTCGACGCAGCCCCGCGCCTGGATCGACCTCGACCGCAACAAGTCCCTCTACGATGCCGCCGGCAACGTCCAGACGGGCGAGGTGTTCGGCGGCACGTCGAACTTCGGCGGCATCACCAGCCGGCCCGATCCGGATCTGCTGCGCGGCTACAACTGGGAATACAACGCGACCGTGCAGCACCAGCTGTTGGATCGCCTGTCGATGACCGCCGGCTTCTACCGGCGCCAGTTCTACAACCTGGATGTGACCGACAACACCAACCTGGCGGTCACCGACTGGTCGCCGTTCTCGATTGCCACCCCGACCGATCCGCGGTTGCCGGCCTCAGGCGCCGCCATCACCATGCACTCGCTGAACGCGAACAAGCTCGGCGTGGCCACCGACAACCTCCGGACGTTCTCGGACATCAACACCTCGGTCTACAACGGCTTCGAAGTGAGCGCCAACGCGCGGTTCACCAAGCTGTTGCTGTTTGGCGGCATCACCACCGACCGCCGGGCGACGACCTCGTGCGACGAGCGCGACAACCCGAACAGCGCGCGCTTCTGTGACGCGGTGCCGCCGTTCCGCACCACGTTCAAGATGTCGGCCGCGTATCAGCTGCCGTATGAGTTCCAGCTGAGCGGCTCGTTCCTGTCGCGGCCGGGGCCGAGCGTGGCCGCCAACTACACGGTGACCGCCGGCATCGCCGGCCGGCCGATCGTTGGCTCGACGGCCGGCGCGACCACGATCGGGGTCAACCTCGTTCAACCTAACACCGTGTTCTTGGACACCTTCAACCAACTCGACCTGCGTCTCGGCCGCACCTTCCGTGTCGGCAACCGCACCCGCATCCAGGGCTTCGCCGACTTCTTCAACATCCTGAACGCGGGCACCGTGACCAGGGTCAACGAAACGTATGGTGCCAACCCAGCGACCAACGCGTGGATGAGACCGACCGCCATCATGGACGCGCGCTATATCCGCTTCGGCATGCAGATGTCGTTCTGA
- a CDS encoding pyridoxamine 5'-phosphate oxidase family protein produces MTTLRAWSVLSLMLPALAAAQGQPSRGQILAGGRDIIQKARYCSFITAGEDGHPQARIVDPLGPDDNFTFWIATNPLTRKVGQIRRDPRVTLLCFDAATASYATVLAKAAIVTDAEEKARHWKAAWTPFYSGGAQGSDVVLVRLSPSRLEVVGVSRGLNPDPKTWLPLAVTFP; encoded by the coding sequence ATGACGACCCTGCGCGCCTGGAGCGTGCTGTCCCTGATGCTGCCGGCCCTTGCGGCGGCACAGGGCCAGCCGTCGCGCGGCCAGATCCTGGCCGGCGGCCGCGACATCATCCAGAAAGCACGCTACTGCTCGTTCATTACGGCCGGCGAAGACGGCCATCCGCAGGCGCGTATCGTTGATCCGCTCGGGCCGGACGACAACTTCACGTTCTGGATCGCCACCAATCCACTGACCCGGAAGGTCGGGCAGATCCGTCGCGATCCGCGGGTCACGTTGCTGTGCTTTGACGCCGCGACTGCGAGTTATGCGACCGTGCTCGCCAAAGCGGCCATCGTCACCGATGCCGAGGAGAAGGCACGCCATTGGAAAGCGGCCTGGACGCCGTTCTACTCCGGCGGCGCCCAAGGCAGCGACGTGGTGCTGGTTCGCCTGTCGCCCTCTCGTCTCGAGGTCGTCGGCGTGTCGCGCGGACTCAATCCCGATCCCAAGACCTGGCTGCCGCTGGCGGTAACCTTTCCCTGA
- a CDS encoding DNA topoisomerase IV subunit A: MHEAAQSRYLNYALSVITSRALPDVRDGLKPVQRRILFTMWQQNLTADAKHRKCAKVVGDVMGNFHPHGDSAIYETLVRMAQSFSLRYPLVDGSGNFGSLDGDGAAAMRYTECRLARLSDEVLQEIEQKTVPFRPSYDGTKVEPVVLPSRVPNLLINGSTGIAVGMATNIPPHNLNEIITALVKLLDNPDLTTLQLCRWVKGPDFPTGGQILNSPDELKEIYRTGSGSIRLRSTWEAGPASRSEKKLYITSIPYAVNKSQLVEQIGDVVLSRKMPYLVDVRDVSTDDVRIELDVKAGADDNLVMAYLFKHTSLQTTFAVNMTCLVPTENAEAGRPERLDLKQMLWHFLHFRLEVVTNRLEHEFEQLSRRIHILEGFEKVFDALDEIIKIIRKSDGKADSAEKIMARFSLDAEQTDAILELKLYRLARLEIQVIQTELGEKRKRSRQIAGLLKDEEGRWKLVRSELEEIQAKYGHPKIDPRRSLIEEAEEIEYSAESFIVEEDNVVIVSRDGWVKRQKEVKDLTTTRLREGDSVLAAVVGSTRATMAFFTNFGVAYTSRIVDIPASTGYGEPVQKLFKFKDGEKVIAAVSLDSRVAKKIEAKKEGDVPPVHAVAITSDGYAMRFSLQGLVEASTRSGRRYARTAEGAEVVTVALTTGTETVIAATSAARAMLCPVEEVNFLSGPGRGVILIKIDFPEDKVIGALVSTGDRDLLTVETSRGAEQTISTTKYEIVGRGGKGRELMQRGQFTRVVPNEVPLPTLETS; this comes from the coding sequence TTGCACGAAGCGGCGCAGTCGCGATACCTGAACTACGCGTTGTCGGTGATCACCTCGCGCGCGCTGCCGGACGTGCGCGACGGGCTCAAGCCCGTGCAGCGCCGCATCCTGTTCACCATGTGGCAGCAGAACCTGACCGCCGACGCCAAGCACCGCAAGTGCGCCAAGGTGGTCGGCGACGTGATGGGTAACTTCCATCCGCACGGCGACAGCGCGATCTACGAAACGCTGGTTCGCATGGCGCAGTCGTTCTCGCTGCGCTATCCGCTGGTCGACGGTTCGGGTAATTTTGGTTCGCTCGATGGCGACGGCGCCGCGGCCATGCGCTACACCGAGTGCCGCCTGGCTCGCCTGTCGGACGAGGTGCTGCAGGAGATCGAACAGAAAACCGTCCCGTTCCGTCCCAGCTATGACGGTACCAAGGTCGAGCCCGTGGTGTTGCCGTCGCGCGTGCCCAACCTGCTGATCAACGGCAGCACCGGCATCGCGGTGGGCATGGCCACCAACATCCCGCCGCACAACCTGAACGAGATCATCACGGCGCTCGTCAAGCTGCTCGACAATCCTGACCTGACGACGCTGCAGTTGTGCCGCTGGGTGAAGGGGCCGGACTTTCCGACCGGCGGCCAGATCCTGAACTCGCCCGACGAGCTCAAGGAGATCTACCGCACCGGCTCGGGCTCCATTCGCCTGCGCTCGACCTGGGAAGCGGGTCCCGCGTCGCGATCCGAGAAGAAGCTCTACATCACGAGCATTCCCTATGCCGTGAACAAGTCCCAGCTGGTTGAACAGATCGGCGACGTGGTGCTCAGCCGCAAGATGCCGTACCTGGTGGACGTCCGCGACGTGTCCACCGACGACGTGCGGATCGAGCTCGACGTCAAGGCCGGCGCCGACGACAACCTGGTGATGGCGTACCTGTTCAAGCACACCTCGTTGCAGACGACGTTTGCCGTGAACATGACCTGCCTGGTGCCGACCGAGAACGCCGAGGCCGGCCGGCCGGAACGGCTCGACCTCAAGCAGATGCTGTGGCACTTCCTCCACTTCCGTCTGGAGGTGGTAACGAACCGTCTCGAGCACGAGTTTGAGCAACTGAGCCGCCGCATCCACATTCTCGAGGGCTTCGAAAAGGTCTTCGATGCGCTCGACGAGATCATCAAGATCATCCGCAAGTCGGACGGCAAGGCCGATTCGGCGGAGAAGATCATGGCGCGGTTCTCGCTCGATGCCGAGCAGACCGATGCGATACTGGAACTGAAGCTGTACCGGCTGGCTCGCCTCGAGATCCAGGTGATCCAGACCGAGCTCGGCGAAAAGCGCAAGCGCTCGCGGCAGATCGCCGGTTTGCTGAAGGACGAAGAGGGCCGTTGGAAGCTGGTGCGGTCGGAACTGGAGGAGATCCAGGCCAAGTACGGCCACCCGAAGATCGATCCGCGCCGCTCGCTGATTGAAGAAGCCGAAGAAATCGAGTACTCCGCCGAATCCTTCATCGTCGAAGAAGACAACGTCGTCATTGTCTCGCGCGATGGCTGGGTGAAGCGGCAGAAGGAAGTGAAAGACCTCACGACGACGCGCCTGCGCGAGGGCGACAGCGTGCTGGCGGCGGTCGTCGGCAGCACCCGCGCCACCATGGCGTTTTTCACCAACTTCGGCGTTGCCTATACCAGCCGCATTGTCGACATTCCCGCCTCGACCGGCTACGGCGAACCGGTGCAGAAGCTGTTCAAGTTCAAGGATGGCGAGAAAGTGATCGCTGCCGTTAGCCTCGATTCGCGCGTCGCGAAGAAGATCGAGGCCAAGAAGGAAGGCGACGTCCCGCCCGTGCACGCGGTCGCGATCACCAGCGATGGTTACGCCATGCGCTTCTCGCTGCAGGGCCTGGTTGAGGCCAGCACCCGGTCGGGCCGCCGCTACGCGCGCACGGCCGAGGGCGCCGAGGTCGTGACCGTGGCGCTGACGACGGGCACCGAGACGGTGATTGCGGCGACCAGCGCCGCTCGCGCCATGCTGTGCCCGGTGGAGGAAGTGAACTTCCTCTCGGGTCCCGGCCGCGGCGTCATCCTGATCAAGATCGATTTCCCCGAAGACAAGGTGATCGGCGCGCTGGTCTCAACCGGCGACCGCGATCTGCTGACGGTGGAAACGTCGCGCGGCGCCGAACAGACCATCAGCACGACGAAGTATGAGATCGTCGGCCGCGGCGGCAAAGGCCGCGAGCTGATGCAGCGTGGCCAGTTCACCCGGGTGGTGCCGAACGAGGTGCCCCTGCCGACCTTGGAAACCAGTTAG